One genomic window of Thermoanaerobaculum aquaticum includes the following:
- a CDS encoding peroxiredoxin, giving the protein MSLVGKPAPLFTLEGYHNGEFVSVSLEKLRGKWVYLLFYPLDFTFVCPTEVLAFSRDAHEFAARNCQIFGVSVDSKYTHKAWVDAPRERGGLGGSLNYPLLADLTKEVSRAYGVLDEQAGVALRGLFLINPEGVIVHETTNFLPVGRSSREALRTLKAFQYVSQHTNEVCPADWDEGKDTMVATPEGAAQYLATH; this is encoded by the coding sequence ATGAGCTTGGTAGGCAAACCGGCACCGCTTTTTACCCTGGAGGGTTACCACAACGGCGAGTTTGTAAGCGTTTCTCTGGAGAAGCTGCGGGGCAAGTGGGTGTATTTGCTCTTTTACCCGCTGGACTTCACCTTCGTGTGCCCCACCGAGGTGCTGGCCTTTTCCCGGGACGCCCATGAGTTTGCCGCGCGCAACTGCCAGATCTTTGGCGTTTCCGTGGATTCCAAGTACACCCACAAGGCGTGGGTGGATGCGCCCCGGGAGCGAGGGGGTCTGGGTGGCTCGTTGAACTACCCCCTGCTGGCAGACTTGACCAAGGAGGTTTCCCGCGCTTACGGCGTGTTGGACGAGCAAGCGGGCGTGGCGCTGCGGGGGCTTTTCCTCATCAACCCCGAAGGGGTGATTGTCCACGAAACCACGAACTTCCTGCCGGTGGGTCGCTCTTCCCGGGAAGCCCTGCGCACGCTCAAGGCCTTCCAGTACGTTTCCCAGCACACCAACGAGGTTTGCCCGGCCGACTGGGATGAGGGCAAGGACACCATGGTGGCCACGCCAGAAGGTGCCGCCCAGTACCTGGCCACCCACTGA